In the Flagellimonas sp. HMM57 genome, one interval contains:
- a CDS encoding DUF3108 domain-containing protein, protein MKKIAILFSLMFAMHATAQNVRPAYKAGEWLKFRIHYGFLNASYATLNLTNDSIDDIPVYHVVGRGKTTGFASIFFKVDNTFESYFGRKDGKPYRFIRKTNEGGYTKDIEIDFFYNEDKAILKDNKNGKEFNFSVNDDIQDLISASYYLRNRYSLDEFEVGKSINMDMLFDDDGVYKFKLKFLGKEIIRTKFGKVECLKFRPIVQSGRVFKEKESLTLWVSNDLNKIPIRIKADLAVGSLKADLDGYNGLKNQFKIIMK, encoded by the coding sequence ATGAAAAAGATAGCTATACTTTTTTCCTTAATGTTTGCAATGCATGCAACAGCGCAAAATGTACGTCCTGCATACAAAGCTGGGGAATGGCTTAAATTTCGTATTCATTACGGATTCTTAAATGCAAGCTATGCTACCTTAAACTTGACCAACGATAGTATAGACGATATCCCCGTATACCATGTTGTAGGTAGAGGCAAGACTACAGGGTTTGCAAGTATTTTTTTTAAGGTTGACAACACGTTCGAAAGTTATTTTGGAAGAAAAGATGGGAAGCCGTATCGTTTTATAAGAAAAACTAATGAAGGCGGATATACAAAAGACATAGAAATTGACTTTTTCTACAACGAGGACAAGGCAATTTTGAAAGATAACAAAAATGGTAAAGAATTTAACTTCTCTGTAAACGATGATATTCAGGATTTAATATCAGCTTCTTATTATTTACGAAACAGGTATAGTCTAGATGAATTTGAAGTTGGTAAATCGATAAATATGGATATGCTGTTTGACGATGATGGGGTTTACAAATTCAAACTGAAATTTTTGGGAAAAGAAATCATTCGTACCAAGTTTGGGAAAGTAGAATGTCTTAAATTTAGACCCATTGTTCAATCAGGTCGCGTTTTTAAGGAAAAAGAAAGTCTCACCTTGTGGGTTTCAAACGATTTGAACAAAATTCCGATCAGAATAAAGGCCGATTTGGCCGTAGGATCGCTAAAAGCTGATTTAGATGGATACAATGGCCTCAAAAACCAGTTTAAAATAATAATGAAATAG